A genomic stretch from Treponema primitia ZAS-1 includes:
- a CDS encoding mannitol dehydrogenase family protein, with protein sequence MERIKLNRKNLSKIKAPVLIPSYTKDDLKTAIVHLGMGHFHRAHQALFLDRLIADGTAHSGVFEINLVPDPYPLSAITAEQDYYYTLLSRGKGGEEEVRIIGSVLGYINAAENKKEAIKRTASEETALITITVTEKGYCYNSAAGDIDWKHPFLVHDREHPEDPKSLAAFLTAALWERSKTNKKPLTIVSCDNFPSNGKILKKSLLSFCREVRPELIPWIENNIAFPCSMVDRITPNTSPETVRYLEEKYGIIDRWAVASEDFIQWVLEDDFKILPYSGFDPRDYAKAGVQLTKDVEPYELMKMRLLNGSHSALSYPAYLMGFTAVDEAMVDPVIQKYIRNFYMEEVTPTLAPVPGIDLTVYKDTLINRFSNKNIADTVLRLCEDGSTKIPNFIINPLVELIHSDGKHKAVTAALAGWARFLAGTGEDGQAIPIKDGAGQAAIDAAKTARNNPENFLRVIGVHDLKEEEFTKLTGVFKGYLESFYTQGARKTLERVIADR encoded by the coding sequence ATGGAAAGGATAAAACTGAACCGGAAAAATTTGAGTAAAATTAAGGCGCCGGTGCTGATACCATCTTATACAAAGGACGATCTCAAAACAGCAATAGTGCACCTGGGGATGGGACATTTCCACCGGGCCCATCAAGCGCTGTTTCTGGACAGACTTATCGCAGATGGAACGGCCCATTCCGGGGTATTTGAAATCAACCTTGTTCCGGATCCCTATCCCCTGTCGGCAATCACCGCAGAACAGGATTACTACTACACCCTGCTCTCCAGAGGAAAGGGCGGAGAAGAGGAGGTCCGAATTATCGGATCCGTATTGGGATATATCAATGCAGCTGAAAATAAAAAAGAAGCGATTAAGCGGACCGCTTCGGAGGAAACTGCCCTGATCACCATAACGGTTACCGAAAAGGGTTACTGTTATAATAGCGCTGCCGGGGATATTGATTGGAAACATCCCTTTCTGGTCCACGACCGGGAACACCCGGAGGATCCCAAATCTCTCGCTGCCTTTCTCACCGCAGCCCTGTGGGAGCGGTCTAAAACCAATAAAAAGCCCCTGACCATCGTTTCCTGCGATAATTTTCCCTCCAACGGAAAGATCCTTAAAAAAAGCCTGCTCTCCTTCTGCCGGGAAGTCCGGCCGGAGTTAATACCCTGGATAGAAAACAATATTGCCTTTCCCTGTTCTATGGTAGATCGCATTACCCCCAACACTTCGCCGGAAACCGTACGGTACCTGGAAGAAAAATACGGCATCATCGATCGCTGGGCAGTGGCCAGCGAAGATTTTATCCAATGGGTTCTGGAGGATGATTTTAAGATACTTCCGTATTCCGGTTTCGATCCCCGGGATTATGCCAAGGCCGGGGTTCAGCTTACGAAGGATGTGGAGCCCTACGAATTGATGAAGATGCGTCTCCTCAATGGAAGCCACTCCGCCCTTTCCTATCCGGCGTACCTCATGGGCTTTACCGCCGTTGACGAAGCCATGGTGGATCCGGTTATTCAAAAATACATCCGGAACTTCTATATGGAAGAGGTCACCCCTACCCTCGCCCCGGTACCGGGTATCGATCTTACCGTTTACAAGGATACCCTTATTAACCGGTTCTCCAACAAGAATATTGCCGATACGGTTCTGCGTCTCTGCGAGGATGGCTCCACGAAGATCCCCAACTTCATTATCAACCCCTTGGTCGAACTAATCCATTCAGACGGGAAACACAAGGCTGTTACGGCAGCCCTGGCCGGCTGGGCGCGGTTTCTGGCCGGTACCGGGGAGGATGGCCAAGCTATACCCATCAAGGACGGCGCCGGGCAGGCGGCAATCGACGCTGCAAAAACCGCCCGGAATAACCCTGAGAACTTTCTCCGGGTTATCGGTGTTCATGATTTAAAAGAAGAAGAATTTACCAAGCTTACCGGAGTATTCAAGGGATATCTGGAAAGCTTTTATACCCAGGGCGCCCGGAAGACCCTGGAAAGGGTCATCGCGGATCGCTAA